The Nostoc sp. PCC 7524 nucleotide sequence CGTCACCCAAGGCATTATCAGCGCCACTCAGCGTTCTGTTGCCGATTTGGGTGTACCAACCGAGCGAGTTGACTTTATCCAAACCGATGCAGCCATTAACCCCGGTAACTCTGGCGGCCCCTTGTTAAATACCGAAGGTGAAGTCATTGGGATGAATACCGCCATTATCCGAGGAGCGCAAAGCTTGGGTTTTGCTATTCCCATTAATACAGTTCAACGCATCGCCACACAATTAGTCACTCAAGGCAAAGTAGATCATCCCTACATTGGCATTCAAATGGCTCAGTTGACTCCTGAATTGCGCTCGAAAATTAATCAGAGTGATGTTGGTGTCAAAGTTAACCAAGATTCAGGTGTCATTATTCTAGGAGTCGCTCGCAATTCTCCGGCTGCTCGTGCAGGCTTGCGTCCTGGTGACATTATTGACAGTATTAATGGCGTTGCTATCAAAGATACACAGCAAGTACAACAACAAGTAGAAGCCACCAAGATTGGTAATACCATACCAATAACCATCAATCGTAATGGTAATACACAGATAATTACTCTGCGTCCTGCGACTTTACCAGCTAAAGAGCCTAGTTAAAGGGGACAGGTGACAGTTATCAGCATCTTTCTTCTGGAACATACCTCTCTATCGTTTGCTAGAGGCGGCAAGAATGACCGTTTTCTATGCTTTTGGTGATTTAGCATTCAGCTTTTTCACTAAAAACGACTAAAACGAGAGCAAGTTATGCAAGGTTTTCGTTTAGGCACTATTTTCGGCTTTGAAATCCGAATAGATTTGTCTTGGTTAATCATCTTCTTTCTTGTCCTGTGGACTTTAAGCGCGGGTTTATTTCCAGAAAATTATCCAGGACTAAGCAATGCTACTTATTTTGGTATGGGTATAGTAGCAACATTGCTGTTTTTCATCTCATTACTCGCTCATGAACTTTCTCATTCTTTTGTCGCTAGAGCTAAAGGCATTCCTGTAGAGGGAATTACCTTGTTTATTTTTGGTGGCGTTTCCCGGACTCGGATGGATGCAGAAACCCCAGGGGATGAATTTCAAATAGCAGGAATTGGGCCTCTTGTCAGTGTGGTGCTTGCTGCTCTATTTGGTTTGCTCTGGTATGTAGGCAGAAATGCTGGCTGGAGTGTGGTAGTAAATGGTGTGACTTCTTATTTAGCCTCTATTAACTTGGCGCTGGCTATCTTCAATATGTTGCCAGGATTTCCTTTAGATGGGGGGCGTGTTTTCCGTTCTCTGATCTGGAAATATACAGGCAATCTCAAAAAAGCGACACAAGTTGCTACTACAGGTGGGAAATGGCTGGGTTATGTGCTAATTGCGCTGGGTTTGTTGCAAATGTTTGGTGGTGCAATTTTAGGCGGACTTTGGTTTATCCTCATTGGTTGGTTCTTGTATAACGCCGCCGCAGCTAGTTATGACGAAATTTTGCTACGTAGCAGTCTAGAAGGGGTACGAGCAAGAGAAGTTATGACTCCCTATCCAGAAACCGTCAACGCTGACTTAACACTCCAAGAATTAGTGGATAAATATTTTCTCAGTCGTCGCTATCAGTCTTTTCCAGTCATTCAAGATGATCACCCAATAGGAATTATTACTTTGAATCAGGTAAAGGATATCCCGCGACAAGAATGGATGCACCGCACTGTTCAAGAAACTATGATTCCCTCGGAGCAGGGAATAACTGCACGTCCAGAAGAGCAAATGTCTCAGGTACTACAAAAAATGCAAGACTCAGGAGTGCGTCGGGTATTAGTAACTCAAAATGGTTTACTCCAAGGCATCATTACCGCCAATGATATAGCTAATTGGCTACAGCGACGACGAGAATTTGGTCAGGTTGCCTAACTATGGGTTCTGTGCTTATTTCAAAATGTTTTTAGGAGATAATTTCTCATTTTTAGGTGAATATTCAGAACAGTTTTTAGCTTCTTCTGTCATCACAATAGAAGGCTGTACAGCACATTTAAGATAATGGTTATTGGTATAAAATCGACAGTTTCTACAAGGTAATTGATGTGATCCTTTAACTGTCACCACCATCTTATCTTCTAAAAGAGACCTGATTTTTCGCAAAATCAGGAAAAATATGACCCAACTAAAAACTAAGCCTATGGGTGTCAAAGATATTGCTAGATTAGGTATCTCAAAATTATTAGCTTGAGGTTGATTGTTTTTGATTTCATTATGAGTTACCTGATTGCCAGACTTATTTAATGTTAATTTGTGTTGCATTAATTCCTCAAGTAACATATTACTAGCCTTAGTTATATATATTTACAAGCTCAAGGGTTGTAAAAAGTTATTTTGTCATTTTCTGACAAAAATCATTCGTGATTCAGTGAGGATATATACTAAAAAACTAGCGAGATAATTAATTAATCTGTCAAAAACCGAAATTTCAGTTTTATTATCAATAGCTGCACATTACAACATTGACATTTGTTTACTGCTTGTCTATGCAGTTATTACGTCTAACTAGCTGATTAGCTTATTCAAACTGAAGCTTTATTAATGATTCAATTATAGGTTTAGCAAACCTAAATATCATCCATCTCTGTCAATAGTTTTGCTTATATTTTTTTATTTGTATATCCAAAGGAATATATTCCAGACATAAAATTATAAAATATATTTTTGTGTTAGAATTTTTTGAAAGAAAAATATCAATATAGTCAAAAAAATACATTTATATTCGTGTGAAAATAAATAACATATTAATCAGAATATAATGCTATATCTTATGATTATTTGGACTAAAATCAAATTTCATTTATAAATGAAGTAGAAATAATAATTATGAGATTAACAAGTGGATAATTATCATCATTAATTTAGCTAATGAATAGAATAGAGGCAGAATTATTATGCTAAATCTTATCTTAACTTGGCTAGTTACCAGTATCAGCTTTTTAATTATTTCCAAGTTACCATTAGGTATTGAAATTGATGGTTTTGGGAAAGCCGCGATCGCAGCAGCTGTCTTCGGACTTTTAAATGCCTTGCTCTTGCCAATATTGACTGTGTTAGCTTTCCCATTAATTATCCTGACGCTAGGATTATTCTTTTTGGTATTGAATGCCATAATTTTTGCCTTAGCTGCATATTTAGTAGAAGGTTTCCGCCTCCGGTGGGGTTTTTGGAGTGCATTGATTGGCTCTCTAGCTTTGGCAATTATTAATTCCATCCTCTTGGGTATTCTGTACCCATTGACCTAAAAATTGGTAATATACAGCAGTTTGTAGTTGACTGATTTTTAAAGTCTAATTTGCAAAACTTCCAACTAATCAAAATATTGATTTTGAGGTGTCAGTTTATGTTTAAGCATCTGCAAAAGACACTGGCTGTATTGTTCACAGCTATTTTGCTGTCAACTATATTAATCGCCTGTGGCACAATCCCAACTGCTGAATCACAATCAGCAACAGCTTCACCAGCTGCTAGTTCGTCTCTACCTGTAGCTTATACTGATAAAGAATTAAGTGCTGCTCCCGCCAAGTTACCGCCATTACCTTATGACAACACAGCTTTAAGTAAAGCGATTGATGCAGAAACTATGAAATTGCATCATGATGCACACCATGCTGCTTATGTGAACAACCTCAATGATGCTTTGAAAAAATACCCCGAACTGCAAAAAAGAAGCGTGGAAAGCTTATTGCGGGATTTAGAGAGTGTACCAGAAAATATTCGGACGAAGGTACGAAATAACGGTGGCGGACACTTAAACCACACCATGTTCTGGCAAATCATGAGTCCTGATGGTGGTGGAGAGCCTACAGGAGAACTCGCACAAGAAATTAACAAAAGCTTTGGCAGCTTTGATAATTTTAAACAACAGTTTAATCAAGCTGGTGCTGGACGCTTCGGTAGTGGTTGGGTTTGGTTAGTGCGTAATCCCCAAGGCGCACTTCAGATTACAACTACTGCCAATCAGGATAATCCCATCATGGACGACGCATATCCGATTATGGGTAATGATGTTTGGGAACACGCCTATTATTTGCGATATCGCAACCGTCGTGCAGAATATTTAGATAATTGGTGGAATGTAGTGAATTGGCCAGAAATTAGCAAGCGATCGCAAGTTTCATTAAAGAAATCATAAGTTTTACCAGCTGGTTGGATATCCTATCCACCAGCTATATTCTGATACTCTAAGTCCCAAACACTTGTGGCCAAGTTGTATAGAGGAATACTACAACAGTAGCGATCGCTAACAATCCTTGAATTAAATTCCCTACAACTGTCCCGACGACAATACCTACACCAGCTTTAATAGCCAATCCCAGTTGCCGACAATAAATATACTCGGCAACAATCGCTCCCAACAATGGCCCAAATAAAATACCCAATAAAGGCCCACCCACAGGTAAAGTTGGTAGTAATCCGAAAAAACCAAGCAAGAAACCGACAAATGCACCAATCTGTCCCCACTTGCTAGCACCTGCTTGTTTTGCTCCCAAGTAACCAGCTAAAAAATCCACCCCAATACTCAAAATTAAAACAATCGCTGTCACAATTAAGGGGATTTTAATAGCCATAAACGAATGACTGACAATTCCCCAGATAATAATTGCTACTAAAATTAAACTGGTTCCAGGTATGGCTGGTACTACAGCACCAATAATACCCACAACCATCAAGGCAACCAGTAGCCAATAAATAATTTGCATGATTATTGATAATGCCCTTTGAGAGTGACTGCTAATTTATCAGCAATGCCAGCAATCCAATTTTCATCTTGTTTGGTGTAACTTCTGGGTGCATTTGCCCCTAATATCATGACACCTTGATTGCCCAAAGGTTGACAAATTACTCCTTGGGTGTTTTCTGGTAAATAATCAAATTCAAACCTGCCTGGGTAAACATTTAAAGCTACCAAATAGACAGGTTGTTGTTTTTCTAATACTCGTTTAACAATTGCTCCTGGGATGACTTCTGCTTTTTTTCCCAGAATGCCGCGACGTAACAAAACTTTGCCTTGATACAACACCACGAGCGATCGCGTGACTGTATTAGTTAAGAGTAAACGCGATGACCAGGCTAATTCTGTTTTCACGGCTTCTGGCAAATCATCTGCTAACACAAAACCTTCTTCTCCAACCAGTTCTACCGCATCAGGCGATCGCGGCTGCACCTGTTGCCAAATTAACCCCGTTAAAATTAGCACTGCACTCAAAATTACACCCAGCACATCACCACGCGCTTGGGAATTTGTAAGTTCCGGTGTCCATAAACGGTTAATCAGCAAAAGGATAGCCCCTAACCCACCAACTACCAAGGGCAAACGCCGTAAAACTCGATTGGGATCAGATTTAGTCATGTGTTATCAGTGCTGTTAGCGGTAGCGCGGCGTTTAGCCGATGTTGAGTGTTGAGTGGGTAAAAACTCTCTTTTTGTCTCCCCTGCTCCTCTGCTCCTCTGCTCCCCTACTTTCTACTCCTCTCCGGGTTCAATTATCCTTTGAAACAGATAGCCAGTGCCTCGTGCTGTGAGAATCAACTCTGGGTTGCTGGGATCATCTTCTAATTTTGCCCGTAAGCGGGAGATATGTACATCTACTACGCGTGTATCTACATGACGTTCTGGTGTATATCCCCAAACTTCTTGCAAAATTTCGGAGCGGGAAAAGGCTTCTCCTGAGCGACTGACTAGCAACTCTAGTAAACTAAACTCCATGCCAGTCAAGCGAATTCGTTCGTCACCTTTGTATACTTGCCGTTTGTTGGTATCAATTTTGATCGTACCAACATGAATCACCCCAGAGCTAGGAATACCAGAAGCACCGGTTTTGTCTACTCGTCGCAATACCGAGCGAATCCGCGCTTCCAACTCTTTGGGAGAGAATGGCTTAACTACATAGTCATCAGCACCCAATTCTAGTCCGGTAATGCGATCGGCTACGTCCCCCAAGGCTGTTAGCATAATAATGGGAACATCAGATTCCTTACGTAGCTCTTGACACACACCGTAGCCATCGAGCTTTGGCATCATAACATCCAAAACTACTAAATCGGGATCAGCTTTGCGAAAAGTGTCTAAAGCTTCTTCTCCATCGCCAGCTGTGACTACATCGTAGCCAATCATCGACAGGCGCGTTTCCAAAATTCGGCGAATGCTGGCTTCATCGTCTACCACCAGGATTTTTTCTTTATGACTTTCCAAGTTTCTCAACGCTCCTTAACAACTAAAAATTTTTCATGATGAATTTTTAATACCATAATATTAAGATATCATTCCCTCAATTGATTTGGAAAAGGCGGCAAATCTTACTATAAATAGGATTTTCAATTAGAGGAATAATTAAGGAAAAATTAAGATATTTCATAATATTTAAGATTTAAGAATGGCAAAGCCCAAAACAGTTTACATTTGTAATGAATGTGGAGCCGAATCTTCCCAGTGGTTTGGTAAGTGTCCCAATTGTGGTACTTACAACTCCTTAGAAGAGCAACTTCTGATTCAATCTTCCGTAGATATTCCTAGTCGTGGAGGGGTAGGTGGTTGGCATTCATCTCAGGGTAACGGCAAACCGCCCAGCAAGCCAGCAAAACCACGAGCTTCTTTAACATTTGACCAAATTAGCGATCGCCAAGTCACTCGTTGGGAATCTGGTTATGGCGAGTTAGATCGGGTACTCGGCGGTGGTGTAGTTCCCGGCTCAATGGTGTTAATTGGCGGCGATCCCGGTATTGGGAAATCAACCTTATTATTGCAAGTCTCCAATCAATTAGCGCAGAGATACCGCATCCTTTATGTATCGGGAGAAGAATCGGGACAGCAGGTAAAATTACGCGCCTCTCGCTTGGGTGTCTCCAAACCCCTGAGTATGCTGGAAGATGAAAACGGTACTACAGCAGAACAGACACCTGAAACAGAAGCCTCTGGGGAAACAACGGCAGAAAATCACCATCCATCAGAAGCACCTGAAAGTATAGACGCAAGTTTGTATATCCTACCGGAAACAGATTTAGAAGAAATTTTACGGGAAATCGATTCCTTAAAACCCAATGTGGCGGTGATTGATAGTATTCAAACTGTGTTTTTTCCAGCTTTGACATCAGCACCCGGTTCGGTAGCCCAGGTAAGAGAATGTACGGCAGCATTGATGAAAGTTGCCAAGCATGAAGACATCACAATGTTAATTGTGGGACACGTCACCAAAGAAGGTGCGATCGCCGGGCCGAAAGTCTTAGAACACCTAGTTGATACAGTATTGTATTTTGAAGGCGATCGCTTTGCCTCCCACCGCTTGTTAAGAACTGTCAAAAACCGGTTTGGTGCAACCCACGAAATCGGCATCTTTGAAATGGTGCAACACGGTTTGCGGGAAGTACCTAACCCCAGTGAATTATTTTTAGGCAACCGTGATGATCCCGCACCCGGTACAGCTATTGTTGTAGCTTGCGAAGGTACACGCCCCATCGTCGTAGAGTTACAAGCCTTAGTCAGCCCCACCAGTTACCCCTCACCCCGTCGGGCGGGAACTGGCATAGATTACAACCGCTTAGTGCAAATTCTCGCCGTCTTAGAAAAGCGCGTGGGGATTCCTATGTCCAAATTAGATTCCTACGTTGCTTCCGCCGGTGGTTTAAGTGTGGAAGAACCAGCCGTAGATTTAGGAATTGCCATTGCTATTGTTGCTAGTTTCCGCGATCGCATCGTTGATCCCGGTACAGTATTAATCGGTGAAGTCGGCTTAGGTGGACAAGTGCGAGCCGTTTCTCAGATGGAACTGCGGTTAAAAGAAGCCGCTAAACTAGGATTTAAACGAGCGATCATCCCCAAAGGTCAAAAATTCCCCGACTTTGACATCGAAATTTTACCAGTTTCCAAAGTAATAGATGCGATTATTGCCGCCATCCCCCATCAAGAATTGACAGCCGAAGACTTGGATATAGACGAAGAATAGGTTACAGGTGACAGGTTACAGGTGACAGAAGCATAAAAAAAAATTTCTTTTCCCCTACTCCCCATTCCCCATTCCCCACTCCCTACTCAATATGACAGCCATCATCACCCCCAACTACCAAATCACTTGGGAAAAGCTACCCGATGATTACAAGCTACCAGACGATCCAGTGGACAACATCAACCAACCATTTCTCGCCGCAGCACTCACCCAAAGTTTAGAATTAGCGGGAAAACTACCAACTAATGCCCTCACACCTACAAATTACGGCGTTTGCGCCACATTAAATGGCAAAACTGTCGTTAAAGCCCCAGATTGGGCATATATTGCTAATATCAAAGTCAGTAGAGAAGAAGTTATCCGCAGTTACACCCCTCAACTAGAGGGAGACATCCCTGTAATTGTCATTGAATTTTTATCCGATACAGATGGGAGCGAATATTCTAGTAAACCGACTTACCCCCCTGGTAAATGGTTTTTTTATGAATGTGTCTTAAAAGTACCTAATTACGCCATCTTTGAACCTAACACAGGAGAGTTAGAAGTATATCGCCTAGATCAGAAAACAGGGAGATACAGCCTACAAACCGCCAACGAAAACCAGCTGTATTGGTTAGCCGAAATGAATCTTTACCTTGGTGTATGGCAAGGTACGCGAGAAAACCGCACAGGTAATTGGTTACGCTGGTGGGATGAAAGCGGACAGCTACTATTATGGGGTTCAGAGTTAGTCGAACAAGAACGCCAACGTGTTGAACAAGAACGCCAACGCGCCGAACAAGAACGCCAACGTGCCGAACGACTAGCCGCACAACTGCGCGCCGCCGGAATTGAACCGCAAGATTAGACTGACT carries:
- a CDS encoding HhoA/HhoB/HtrA family serine endopeptidase, translated to MKRIVLQPALYLALLMSGCMSAPEVRNAQSLPVKQPLIPNNSTDANYVTRVVQQVGPAVVRIDATRTVSVSPDPVFERFFGGDFPSREEVQRGVGSGFITSADGLIFTNAHVIAGADNVSVLLKDGRRVQGDVLGIDRVTDVAVVKIEAKDLPVARLGNSDNLMPGQWAIAIGNPLGLDNTVTQGIISATQRSVADLGVPTERVDFIQTDAAINPGNSGGPLLNTEGEVIGMNTAIIRGAQSLGFAIPINTVQRIATQLVTQGKVDHPYIGIQMAQLTPELRSKINQSDVGVKVNQDSGVIILGVARNSPAARAGLRPGDIIDSINGVAIKDTQQVQQQVEATKIGNTIPITINRNGNTQIITLRPATLPAKEPS
- a CDS encoding site-2 protease family protein; this translates as MQGFRLGTIFGFEIRIDLSWLIIFFLVLWTLSAGLFPENYPGLSNATYFGMGIVATLLFFISLLAHELSHSFVARAKGIPVEGITLFIFGGVSRTRMDAETPGDEFQIAGIGPLVSVVLAALFGLLWYVGRNAGWSVVVNGVTSYLASINLALAIFNMLPGFPLDGGRVFRSLIWKYTGNLKKATQVATTGGKWLGYVLIALGLLQMFGGAILGGLWFILIGWFLYNAAAASYDEILLRSSLEGVRAREVMTPYPETVNADLTLQELVDKYFLSRRYQSFPVIQDDHPIGIITLNQVKDIPRQEWMHRTVQETMIPSEQGITARPEEQMSQVLQKMQDSGVRRVLVTQNGLLQGIITANDIANWLQRRREFGQVA
- a CDS encoding phage holin family protein, with the translated sequence MLNLILTWLVTSISFLIISKLPLGIEIDGFGKAAIAAAVFGLLNALLLPILTVLAFPLIILTLGLFFLVLNAIIFALAAYLVEGFRLRWGFWSALIGSLALAIINSILLGILYPLT
- a CDS encoding superoxide dismutase, with translation MFKHLQKTLAVLFTAILLSTILIACGTIPTAESQSATASPAASSSLPVAYTDKELSAAPAKLPPLPYDNTALSKAIDAETMKLHHDAHHAAYVNNLNDALKKYPELQKRSVESLLRDLESVPENIRTKVRNNGGGHLNHTMFWQIMSPDGGGEPTGELAQEINKSFGSFDNFKQQFNQAGAGRFGSGWVWLVRNPQGALQITTTANQDNPIMDDAYPIMGNDVWEHAYYLRYRNRRAEYLDNWWNVVNWPEISKRSQVSLKKS
- a CDS encoding DUF456 domain-containing protein, whose protein sequence is MQIIYWLLVALMVVGIIGAVVPAIPGTSLILVAIIIWGIVSHSFMAIKIPLIVTAIVLILSIGVDFLAGYLGAKQAGASKWGQIGAFVGFLLGFFGLLPTLPVGGPLLGILFGPLLGAIVAEYIYCRQLGLAIKAGVGIVVGTVVGNLIQGLLAIATVVVFLYTTWPQVFGT
- a CDS encoding cofactor assembly of complex C subunit B, translated to MTKSDPNRVLRRLPLVVGGLGAILLLINRLWTPELTNSQARGDVLGVILSAVLILTGLIWQQVQPRSPDAVELVGEEGFVLADDLPEAVKTELAWSSRLLLTNTVTRSLVVLYQGKVLLRRGILGKKAEVIPGAIVKRVLEKQQPVYLVALNVYPGRFEFDYLPENTQGVICQPLGNQGVMILGANAPRSYTKQDENWIAGIADKLAVTLKGHYQ
- the rpaB gene encoding response regulator transcription factor RpaB, with the protein product MESHKEKILVVDDEASIRRILETRLSMIGYDVVTAGDGEEALDTFRKADPDLVVLDVMMPKLDGYGVCQELRKESDVPIIMLTALGDVADRITGLELGADDYVVKPFSPKELEARIRSVLRRVDKTGASGIPSSGVIHVGTIKIDTNKRQVYKGDERIRLTGMEFSLLELLVSRSGEAFSRSEILQEVWGYTPERHVDTRVVDVHISRLRAKLEDDPSNPELILTARGTGYLFQRIIEPGEE
- the radA gene encoding DNA repair protein RadA, whose protein sequence is MAKPKTVYICNECGAESSQWFGKCPNCGTYNSLEEQLLIQSSVDIPSRGGVGGWHSSQGNGKPPSKPAKPRASLTFDQISDRQVTRWESGYGELDRVLGGGVVPGSMVLIGGDPGIGKSTLLLQVSNQLAQRYRILYVSGEESGQQVKLRASRLGVSKPLSMLEDENGTTAEQTPETEASGETTAENHHPSEAPESIDASLYILPETDLEEILREIDSLKPNVAVIDSIQTVFFPALTSAPGSVAQVRECTAALMKVAKHEDITMLIVGHVTKEGAIAGPKVLEHLVDTVLYFEGDRFASHRLLRTVKNRFGATHEIGIFEMVQHGLREVPNPSELFLGNRDDPAPGTAIVVACEGTRPIVVELQALVSPTSYPSPRRAGTGIDYNRLVQILAVLEKRVGIPMSKLDSYVASAGGLSVEEPAVDLGIAIAIVASFRDRIVDPGTVLIGEVGLGGQVRAVSQMELRLKEAAKLGFKRAIIPKGQKFPDFDIEILPVSKVIDAIIAAIPHQELTAEDLDIDEE
- a CDS encoding Uma2 family endonuclease, translated to MTAIITPNYQITWEKLPDDYKLPDDPVDNINQPFLAAALTQSLELAGKLPTNALTPTNYGVCATLNGKTVVKAPDWAYIANIKVSREEVIRSYTPQLEGDIPVIVIEFLSDTDGSEYSSKPTYPPGKWFFYECVLKVPNYAIFEPNTGELEVYRLDQKTGRYSLQTANENQLYWLAEMNLYLGVWQGTRENRTGNWLRWWDESGQLLLWGSELVEQERQRVEQERQRAEQERQRAERLAAQLRAAGIEPQD